In a single window of the Hoyosella subflava DQS3-9A1 genome:
- the rpsF gene encoding 30S ribosomal protein S6 — protein sequence MRQYELMVILDPRLDERTIAPSLDTFLNVIRQGGGSIDTVDIWGKRRLAYEINKHSEGIYAVINVSAEPATVKELDRQLGLNESVLRTKVLRVAS from the coding sequence GTGCGTCAATACGAACTGATGGTGATTCTCGATCCTAGACTGGACGAGCGCACCATTGCCCCTTCACTAGATACTTTCCTCAACGTCATCCGTCAGGGCGGCGGCTCCATCGACACGGTCGATATCTGGGGTAAGCGCCGCTTGGCATACGAAATCAACAAGCACAGCGAAGGCATCTACGCAGTCATCAATGTGTCGGCTGAGCCTGCAACCGTGAAAGAACTTGACCGTCAGCTCGGGCTCAATGAGTCAGTTCTGCGTACCAAGGTCCTGCGGGTCGCGAGCTGA
- a CDS encoding deoxyribonuclease IV — translation MRIGAHVRDDADPLGSAQRYGAEVVQLFVTDPQKWNKPKPHPQADQLRKSGIDVVVHSSYVINVASLNNRIRIPSRKAVQQQATAAAEFGAFGLVVHGGHVRQGEAVEEGFTNWRKLFERQDDEGGFAVPILIENTAGGDSAMSRYFDSIARLWDHVGEFGAGFCLDTCHAWAAGENLVDAVERIRSITGRIDLVHLNNSRDEFNSARDRHANLADGTIDPQLLTEVVRQAGAPVVLETPAEGLEDDIEFLRETLSQSQPASN, via the coding sequence ATGCGTATCGGTGCCCACGTCCGGGATGATGCTGATCCCCTTGGTTCCGCTCAGCGATATGGAGCTGAGGTTGTTCAGCTCTTCGTCACTGACCCTCAGAAGTGGAACAAGCCCAAGCCGCACCCCCAAGCCGATCAGCTGCGGAAAAGTGGCATTGACGTAGTAGTTCACTCGTCGTACGTCATTAACGTGGCGAGCTTGAACAACCGTATTCGGATCCCCTCCCGCAAAGCCGTCCAGCAGCAGGCCACAGCGGCCGCGGAGTTCGGCGCGTTTGGGCTGGTAGTGCACGGCGGTCACGTGCGCCAGGGCGAGGCCGTCGAGGAGGGCTTCACCAACTGGCGCAAGCTCTTCGAACGGCAGGACGATGAAGGCGGTTTCGCTGTTCCGATTCTGATCGAGAACACCGCAGGCGGGGATTCTGCGATGTCGCGGTACTTCGATTCCATCGCTCGGCTGTGGGATCACGTCGGCGAATTTGGGGCCGGCTTCTGCCTCGATACGTGTCACGCATGGGCGGCCGGGGAGAACCTCGTCGACGCCGTCGAGCGAATCAGGTCGATCACGGGCCGTATCGACCTCGTCCATTTGAACAACTCGCGCGATGAGTTCAACTCCGCGCGAGATCGTCACGCGAATCTCGCCGACGGAACGATAGACCCGCAACTACTCACCGAAGTCGTTCGCCAGGCGGGTGCACCTGTGGTTCTCGAGACGCCTGCCGAGGGACTCGAGGACGACATCGAATTTCTGCGTGAGACGCTTTCGCAGTCACAACCCGCCAGCAATTAA
- a CDS encoding single-stranded DNA-binding protein: MAGDTVITVIGNLTADPELRFTPAGAAVATFTVASTPRKYNSQTSQWEDGDALFLRCNIWRQAAENVAESLQKGMRVIVNGRLRQRSFETREGEKRTVIELEVDEVGPSLRYATAKVNKAGRSDGGQGGGGRGGGFTAGAATAASDPWGSAPPAGGFAAQDDEPPF; encoded by the coding sequence ATGGCAGGCGACACCGTAATTACGGTGATTGGCAACCTCACCGCAGACCCAGAACTCCGCTTCACTCCTGCGGGTGCAGCCGTCGCGACGTTTACCGTTGCGTCGACACCGCGGAAGTACAACTCGCAGACCAGCCAGTGGGAGGACGGCGACGCGCTGTTCCTCCGGTGCAACATCTGGCGTCAGGCTGCGGAGAACGTCGCGGAATCACTGCAAAAGGGAATGCGCGTCATCGTGAACGGACGTTTGCGTCAGCGCAGCTTCGAAACCCGAGAGGGTGAGAAGCGCACGGTGATTGAGCTTGAAGTCGACGAAGTCGGTCCCTCGCTCCGTTACGCGACCGCCAAGGTCAACAAGGCGGGCCGTAGCGATGGTGGTCAGGGAGGCGGCGGACGTGGTGGTGGCTTCACAGCCGGTGCCGCAACCGCAGCCAGCGATCCCTGGGGCAGTGCTCCTCCGGCTGGCGGATTCGCTGCACAGGATGACGAACCGCCATTCTGA